A single Scleropages formosus chromosome 4, fSclFor1.1, whole genome shotgun sequence DNA region contains:
- the bsx gene encoding brain-specific homeobox protein homolog — translation MNLNYTSPVPQIPAQRSTSFFIEDILLHKPKPLREVFHAPFSSTLTSRMPILEYGYPLMPTPILAPHPHHPLHKPEHHPYFFTSGMQVPALFQHHPELPGKHCRRRKARTVFSDSQLSGLEKRFEIQRYLSTPERVELATALSLSETQVKTWFQNRRMKHKKQLRKTQDDQKNPTDLHRSLEIENESSDKNSEEVKSGSNQDSYMLEEHEDDVDIEDDDICSPEHLL, via the exons ATGAATCTGAACTACACATCTCCAGTGCCGCAGATTCCTGCCCAGAGGTCAACGTCCTTCTTCATTGAAGACATCTTGCTGCACAAGCCCAAGCCTCTGAGAGAGGTGTTCCACGCGCCCTTCTCCAGCACCCTGACGTCCAGGATGCCCATTTTAGAGTACGGATACCCGCTGATGCCAACCCCGATCCTGGCGCCTCATCCGCACCATCCTCTTCACAAACCCGAGCATCATCCTTATTTTTTCACTTCGG GCATGCAAGTTCCAGCCCTGTTCCAGCATCACCCGGAGCTGCCAGGCAAACACTGCCGACGCAGAAAAGCCAGGACTGTCTTCTCGGACTCTCAGCTGTCAGGGCTAGAGAAGAGGTTCGAAATCCAGAGATACCTTTCTACACCAGAAAGAGTGGAGCTGGCCACCGCTTTGAGTCTCTCAGAAACCCAG GTTAAAACCTGGTTTCAAAATAGAAGGATGAAGCATAAAAAGCAACTAAGGAAAACACAGGACGACCAGAAAAATCCAACTGATTTGCATCGGTCCCTGGAAATTGAAAACGAGAGCAGTGACAAAAATTCGGAAGAGGTTAAAAGCGGATCGAACCAGGACTCCTACATGTTGGAGGAACATGAAGACGATGTCGATATTGAAGACGATGATATTTGCTCTCCGGAACATCTATTATAA
- the lim2.1 gene encoding lens intrinsic membrane protein 2.1 has translation MYSFMGGGLFCAGVGNILLIVSTATDYWMQYRHSSNYMHHGLWRYCTPTKCITHTDSIAYWDATRAFMILSLMFCFIGIIIGIMAFIHSSYFDRFDKTFAAGILFFISCFFVLLAMAIYTGVTVNYYGKRYGNWRFSWSYIVGWVAVVLTFFSGIFYMCAYRMHECPRSSGTR, from the exons ATGTACAGCTTCATGGGAGGAGGGTTGTTCTGCGCTGGTGTGGGGAATATACTCTTGATTGTTTCCACAGCAACCGATTATTGGATGCAGTACCGCCACTCAAGCAACTACATGCATCATGGCCTGTGGCGGTACTGCACACCGACAAAGTGCATCACGCACACAGACAGCATTG CTTATTGGGATGCCACCAGGGCCTTCATGATCCTCTCCCTCATGTTCTGCTTCATCGGAATCATCATTGGCATCATGGCCTTCATCCACAGCTCCTACTTCGACAGGTTTGACAAAACCTTTGCTGCAGGCATACTTTTCTTCATCTCAT GCTTTTTTGTACTGCTGGCAATGGCCATTTACACTGGCGTGACAGTAAATTACTATGGCAAACGATATGGTAACTGGAGATTCTCATGGTCTTACATCGTCGGCTGGGTAGCGGTGGTGCTCACATTCTTTTCAG GTATATTCTACATGTGTGCCTACCGTATGCACGAATGCCCAAGGAGTTCCGGCACCCGCTAG